The DNA segment CCCTGTAGTAACCGGTGTGTCACGTACGCCAGACAGGGAATGCGAATAGGTTCAATGCGAATAGTTGTAAAAATGAGAATACCAAGGGAGTAATTGGCATTCacccaatgagtaattactctcttattacaaatgtactccaccttgggagattcccctaaacatttgaccacaaATGTGAATAGTCTTCGTGACTACTCGTAGTCGTATCATTATTCCTCTGGTTACACCAGAAACGGCCTTTACCAGCATACTTACCGCAGCAAGGTCAAAGTATCAGCGACCAGACGGAGGATGACTCACTGTAAAAACTAACCCTAACGGCACAACAGCCTACACTGCTGCGTGCGGGGAACGAAAGCGCACGTGTCCCAACGCACTGCATCTTATTTTTTCCCCACTGAGGCCGGGCGGCACCACCACGATGAAAGGGTTCGCGCGGTTTTTGTACGCTTACTTGGGCAGCTTTTCGAAGTGCAGCGCCGCTTCCTTTTTCTTGCCTCACCTCTACCTCTTCTCCTTGCAGACCAATCACTGCAGGTGAAATCGGATGCTTTATGAGTCACTACAACATCTGGAAAGACGTGAGTTGTGAACCTTTCACATTTTCCTTTCGCACCTGCGTGGCCTCTAATTCTTTTTCTCTATCTGTCAAATTTGCTTTGTCACTAACTGCTACGCTCTCCTGCCTCCTTTTCCTCACATCTTTTTAATGGGAGACACGAGAGGGATTGCACATTTTCGTGCTCACACTTTAATCAGGCAGGCAGTCGCGCAGGTGGGAGGTGTAATTGAGAGAATATTGTGAGGTAGGCCAAGCTTTAGTATGCAATCCGCATTTTTTATAGTAACCAAATTCGGAGTAAGTAAGTATTAAGCGTGAGCATGTTAAGCGACTGTTGTAATAACACTTTACCGTTATTGCTACATGTCAGATCACGCGCAGCAAGAAATATCGCATAGGTATTTTAAAAACCCGTGTGAGAAACCTGTCAAAGGGGAGGCTGCCTAGTAAAGTATCTCATCCATGTATATAGTTACTGCCGCATTACTTTTACGCTGCACGTCGAGTGAACGGATTCGACGAGCCTCTTTCAGCTCTCAGTCCACCTGTGGCCTTTCGGTGGGCAGATAAGTCGCATTTACGTAATTCGCACTCGTGTCGCAGTCGAACCTCATACTCTACGGTTGTGAGAAATGCCTGAGCTGTCATAAGTGACATGAATATCATATTAGTGCCACGGAGCTTGCAAGTTTTAACACACATGGGCTCTCTAGGCTCTCTAGGGTGCCGGGCACTAGGAGCATGCCGCTGACGTTATCAGTGTACTTTATCCTGTGTAGTAGCCTCTGCGCATATATGCTAAGTGCTCAGttttggcagcggtgcgcgaAGCTAGCCCGACATACTGTAGTCTGAATGATGAAGAGTACGATGCCATTAACCCTCCTCAAGACTACTGCCACCAATCGGACAAGAAGTGCTCTAGTGCAAAATCTGCTTTCGCGAGAAATGAACTCAGTCGCAGTTTTCAGGAGGCGGCGTTGCGTGACTTTTTATAGTCGTGTTCCTTGGGTCGCCTGTACTTCGCTTCAAACTCCGCGAACGTAGATTTCTAATGAGGCTCTGCGGATAAAGCCTTACCTTTCATACCTCAAAAAGGCAGCACCAGGTTGCTTCAACGGAAGTTCGTCGGTGAAGGCACAGACCTGACTGCCAACTGCTGCCTTTACTTCGCGGAACGCTGCGGAATGCAAAAACGCGGCGTTTATCGTTGCGGCCACGTAGGTGTTAAGCGATGGCAAATGTTCGGGCGAAAAGTTTCGATTGATTCTTCCAGCCCATGCTTTGTGTCTGCCAGCACTAACGGGATGTATTCAAGAGCAGCGACGATATATAAGAAAGCAGCGTCGTGATACTGAAAAGGAACGCGAGGAGACCTATACTGTTTTGCTGCAAGGGGAGCTGAAACGCGGCCTGATGTGGAATGGTGCTTTTTTGCTGTAAGGAAAGCTGCGTTCTTCAGAAGGGGCGCGGATGAATTGAGGCAATTTCCTTCTACGGAGcatatagcgctaagaaaccaggacgaacaaTGACAGAGACACCACGAGCCTTATTCAGTGTTCTTCCTggtttcttagcgctatatgttccgtcatggcaaacaATCTCGCCGAATAGCCACTCTGatcaatttccttttgtctttttgtttCCGAGGTCGGTGTGAATGAAGCTGCCCGGCCGTGTTATAATACAGACACAAGCATGACAATTTTGTGTTCGCGCTAACGTGCACGGAGAGTGCGCAATACTCGCAGGTCGAAAATGCTCAAGTAATAGTAATGCGGACTGACCTTTTGGGCGTGTGAGGATTTATTTAATTAGGGCGTGCCTGCccaatagcgttttttttttattccggacTTCACCGTTGTGTTTCCCGTGCTTAACCTTTCTTCCCTCGAATTGTCAGCTTCTCGCTTGACCGTTCCTCTTGCTTCAGATGATCGAGAATCAGCACCGCATTGCCATCATCTTCGAGGATGACATCAGGTTCGAGCCTTACTTCCGGACCAAGGTGGCGGAACTGCTGGCCGAGGTCCGCCACTTCGACTGGGATCTGATGTGAGGAACTTACCGCGCCTACACTTGATCGAAATGCACTTGAACCCTGAAGAGATGAGATGCTTCTGCAAATCTTTCCTTTAATGGCGGCGTTCGTTGCTGACATTTCTGAGAAACCTAGGCCATCTTTCTTCAGACTGAATTCGTTGGCTGTGCCTGCAGTATTCGCATGCCCGAAATTCGATTCAGCGAGTTTGGCGTCGAGCGTATCGAGCTTCGTAACGCAGGAAGAAAAGGAAGCATCTGCATAAAAGATCGGCAGATTGAAATGGGACGCGCTGCATTTGCTGACTTACCAACTGGTCGCCATtttctctcctcctttctttcttttacgaGGCTGCAGTAATACAAATCGCATTGTAGAACTTGAAAGTTTAAGCGCACAACCTGACGAGGGCGGTGAAGAAATACAAGTAAATCACGAGCATTCGTGTGTTCACCGTCCTCGTCTCGTTGTGCGCTTAAACTTTCATGTCATGTcataccaacacgcccaaactgtAACACATTGCAGGAAGTAGCGCCAAATGAGAGAACTCCTTTGTGGCGCACACTGGGCTGATTTGTTGTGTTTTATAATGAATAGCGCACCCTCGATCGCGAGAGAATGTGATATAAATACGACCGCAATGAACGTATAATAAGGTAAGCTGTGTGATGAAGTAAGCTGTGCTACTCTGCTGGCCCCTGGTCAGTGCAGCTACGCCGGAATGCTTGTGCGGACAAACAGTTCAATAAAAACGTAGAGGTATAAAATCATCTAGCGTAAAAAAGTCTTAATAAGGTTGAAACTTGTTCTAATTTGTTATCGTCAAGGCTGCTTCTCAGCGCTTTAGGAGGCGGGtaacatgaaagaaatgttttgTCTATATCTTTATATACTGAGATTTAACATAAACACTAGAACGCTCACATATGTATGCGCCCCGAGACCGCACTCCGACTTCGTTGTACCGTCTTTGGAGCTAAGAGTTTCCTAGCAGCGCATCTGACTCGTGTATGGCGTCCTTTGTTTCGTTGTCTTGTTGGCGCAGATACCTGGGCCGGAAGCGATTGTCAGGCTCCAATGAGCCATTCGTCGCGGGCTCCTCTCGGCTGGTGCACGTGGACTACTCGTACTGGACCCTCTGCTACGCCCTGACGCTGGCCGGCGCCCGCAAGCTGGTCGAGGCAGACCCTCTCCCGCGCATGGTGCCCGTGGACGAGTACCTGCCCATCATGTTCGACAAACACCCGGAGTGAGACAcgctttatttcttttctgtgGACTTCGAAGGGCAAAAATCAAGAAGGCTGCTGTCCTGGCGTTTCTGCGCGCCATTCATTGATCGAAAAATGGACCTTCACGTGTTTAAGCACCACTTTGACTAATGAGGCATGCTGTAGTAAAGGGCTcgggattaatttcaaccgcatgAGGTTCTTTAGCGGGCACCTCGTCGCCTGCCCCACACGTTTCCAGCAATCTGAAGGCAGTTGGTGCTTGAAATTTCTTAAGATGACACTCTAGAGGCAAAGGTTAGGTCAATAGCCTGACAAAAACCCGTTCGCTGATGTTGAAGCGAGGAAATCAGAATGTCTACGTTTGTGTCTCCGTTAAGGCATGTGCACTGCATGCACTTAAACCTCGATAGCATGCGCGGCAGGTATAACGGGGACTTGTTTTGGCGACTGAGACGTGTCTGGATCCGGAGGCAGTACTTTGTACCCATTCCTTCTCCGAATCGTCCTTTTGCACCTCCACAATTGGTCGTTACAACTCAAAGCAGACAACTAGCTTTGTTGGATGCCTATTATATGGTTAGACAAACTAGCCATCGCTTAAATGAAGAGGACGGAGAAACGCTGCTGTACACACGGACACTGgacattttaacgcgagagcgttaaaggccccgttctccagaaaatccggtttcggcgttgtgagcgaaaaatcacgggcatggctctggctaGAAGGTGGTCTCTGGCAGGTAGTGTCCagagaggaggaaaaggaggaggggAAAGactaatggaacaggagaggtctgccttgTGTTCGGCCTGGCGTCCCCAGagagtaacctaggaggcaggtgggccaactAGGTTATGCGagcttgcggcgtcatcacactCTGCCCAGTTCAACCTGCCCAGCTCGTGTGTGTCAGTGTGCGCCTGCCAGCGCTCCTTCTGCTCACCACACCTTCTCACACGCACAGGCGTGCGTAAAAGTGGGGGAGAGCATGCGAACGGTGGCAGAACCGCATACCAGCGTTGTCTGATGGCGCGCCAGAAATGCGCAATGGGCCCTCCCTAATATGCATGGGCTGCTCGCGCTCACTTCCATCAGGCGCGGCTTTTCGACAGAAAAACCACAAGGTACCGTTCCTATACTGCCGCAGTGGTGCGCTGACTGGGCGAGCGAGTGAGCGTACGCGAGACGTGTCATCAACCAGTCGCTTGCGCAATTCGTTGTCGCGGCTCAACTTTGCGCGGTGGTTGCTAACATGTTGAACAAATAGTTCCATGGTTCTCAGTGCATGTTCGCGCAGTAAGCTTGGCATGCTGTCTAAAGCAACGTGGGGCTTCCACTCGACTGTGGTAATGCCTGGGCGATTAGGTAGCGCGACGAATACATCAAGGTCCAGAATTCAGGAATAAGTAATAAAGTATTCAGGGTAATCATAAGCTCTTTATGGGTGTCAAACATGGACAATGATTTAAATTAACTTGCGCGAAACTTGTCTGCGAAATGAGCTGGGTACGAGAAGGCGGTGGCACGAGAAGGCTGTAGCGAGTTTCTCTCTTCAACATGCAACAGgctacaatgggtacaagctttccgctgGTTTCgttctcggcttatttagggtgaaatgcttgggaaatgggtcagTGACTCCACCTTAAGTAGAGTgcaacaccttgtgccatggcaacCTTTGGCCGAAGCTGCCAttgtgccattaaaattcaacaccaTCATCAACATGCTGGCCGCGCGTTGCTTTAGACGGCACGCCGAGCGTATACGCGCGGTGTTGCGCTGCTGTAGCCAACTACGCAAGAGTGATATTGAGGGACATCAATGTCTCGGTAGCCCAGACAGCgtgccaccgcggcagcttagaGCGGTTCCTAGCACTTCTTCCATCTAAAGAGCCGTGCCTGACAGATGTGCTCAGGCGAGCAGACCAGCATATTAAGGAGGGCGCACTGCGGCTATTTTGGCAACAGGCGCGCGTCGTCAAAAAGCGCTGGCGTGCATTTGTGCAACTGTTCGTATGGCCTCTCCATCCACTTTTGCCCACGCCTCTCTTCGTCTCGGCAGCGCTGGCTAGCGTATGTGGCCGCCGCTTCGCCTGGCGTCACGGTTGATCCGTGTCGCCGGCTCTGATGTCAAACGCAGTGCTATCCAGTGGCGAAGTGAAAACAGAATTCATCTGGAAAGTAGCAGTTTGCAAAATACAACCCCACTTCACTGCTTGCTAACGCATTTCGTCAAAATTGGATATAGGAATAAATTATACTCGGGGGTGTTGTACCCTGTCATTCAGTTCCTGTCGCTACCCTGACCAGATTTGTGGCAGGTTAACTGCGCTGCCTATTGCGTCGTGTTTCTATATGTTCTTCTCTGTTGCCACCGCGAAGGTCTGTGCGTTTTTCGGCCCTCAGCGCTGCCGGAATTCTGTGCGACCTTTCATGTGTAGCCATGGGCCGGCCACTAGACGTAGTCTCGCTGATTTTGCGGCCAAGCATCGCGCCCCACTGCTGCACCGCCAACGGCGTAGGGTACTCTCCGCCCGTCTTAGCTCTAGCTTTCGGCTTCTTAAACCCAGCCTTCTTCTGGCAAAGTCTACCCGAATTGCTGACAGTGTGCCTTCCGGAAGGCAACAATTCTATGGCGCTTACCTCACCTTAaactcagtttgttgcagtttgcATCGTTAGTTATTTGCAGTATAACGGGGAACATATTTTTCTTTTAGTCTTTCTTACACGCAGCTGATAGTTTCTGGCCGGCTCATGTTTACCCGTCTACTTTCCACTCGGTTAATCCACCGTCTTCGGTTTATTGAGGCGACCTGCAGTGGGTACGTGTACGCGCTCCCTCGGGTAGCCTATCTGTATTAACCCCTTTAATGCCAAGTTTATAAATTATTGAAAGAAAAAATTCCTTGCCTCCACATTATGCTAGCTAATATATCCATATTCAAACGCCAATATTAACATTTTCTTAGCATCTCTAGAATTTAAGAAATTGGTGTGTCACCAAGTACTATCATTTAGCATTTGGTCCATTTTGTGCACCTAGCACGAGTTGTGTGATAGACAAATTCGAAACCTCAGAGAAAATAAACAGCTTTTTACATAAGAAACGTCTTCACATTTTTCCCACAACATTTGTCTGCAAATAAGAGGGGTGGAGTTGTTGGAAGCTGGCCGGAAGtcacacaatcgggcccgcttTTTATTCGCACAGCTAGCTCACAGTGACGTAAAACATTTTGACCCGGAAAGCGTTGGGGACTGAGAACATGTTGCCATCAAGCCTTGTGTTCAAGCTCCTTGTAGTGATCAGTAAACGACGTACAAACGGTATGTCGCAAATTGGAGATACTGGTCGTTAAGCGGTTAATATCGCGTGATCCACTCCTTGCGCTCATTACTCGCAGTCTTTCGGTATATGTGTTGCTATTTCTGTCGTCTGTGCGTTACCCTATGTGTTGGCATTTCACTCTGCATTTGGTTTCCGAACTGAATGAAATGCTAATGCACGGGGTACTGGTATTTTAATGCATCATAAAGACTCCCTCCTGTGCTCATGCGCAGGTCTGTGATTTGGTGCTCTGCCGTGAAGCCTGTGCACTAATTTTAATTCCGGTGTTCACTGGGCGAAGTACTTTAACGGGTTTCTCTTATGCCTCCTCAAGGTGGTAGTCAGAAATGGGCATTCTCGTTTAATTGGTCATCCGAACGCGCATATGGTGCATAGCGCCGCCGGCGCTGCAGTTCGGAACCTCGAGAGCGGCAGGAGTTGTTAGGAGAATAAGTGTGGTCCGCTTTCCAGCGCGCATGTTCAACCCAAACAGAATGATGGAGCAAGCAGTGCGCGGTTCCTCTTTCTCCTGCGCAGGAAAACGTGGGCGGCACACTTCCCTCGGCGCGACCTGAAAGCCTTTTCCGTGCACCCTTTGTTTGTGTACCCGACGCACTACACGGGCGAAGAGCACTACATCAGTGACACCGAGGACTCCGTGGTGGTCGACACCACTGCCGCGCCCGACGCTGCCGCCGGGACGGAGCATGGCGTCGTCCTTCCCCCCGTCTCGAGCGGACCGTCGAGCGCCAGGGAGGAGCTCTAAGAGGGCTCACCCGCCGCCTGTCTGATTCAATGTGACGACGACCCGCATGTGTCTGAGGAACCTGTACATCTCTTAAGTGCGTTAACGAGTGTGCGCTCTCAGCCTTTGTGGCGTGTTCACAGAGCTTCTCGTACGAGTGTGCGCTGCACGGTGGTTGGGAACATGAGTGGTTGGACGTCCAACGAGGGGATAGTCATATCGTGATAGCCAAGAAGAAAACTGCCCTCCACGCTGAAGTTGCACTCGCGTAGGAGAAGCTTTGTGAATCTCACCCCAGCCTTCTGCTCGCATTTATAGACCCGCTCAAAGTCAACCCGCATCTGTAGAGACGCGTACCGCGCGTGTACATCCGGATTCGCCGTAGCGCCTTGCTTGGGCTTCGTGAAGGAGATTGCCGTCGTAAGCCTGCCGGTAAGTGTTCTCTCGCAGGAATACAGAAGGAAAATTTATTGTCATATACTCTGGTGATTGCACGAGGCTGTGTGGTAAAACTTATTGTTTTCTTAGTTCACATCCTTAGCGCGAAGAAGGTTCTGCGCAAGTTGCGGCTGCAGAACCAAGAACATTGTTAAATTTAATAGCTTTGACAAGGCAGGGATAATGTAGGTCTATGTGCAGATACTGGGAATAATCTAGCGAACGCAGATTAAGGCAAGGCTGTAATTCACATGTACTTGAATACGTAGTGCAAGAATACTAAAAACCTATACAGGATGTTCCTCCTAAGACTGTTAGCCAATTTTAAATTAGCCTTTATGAGTTTGAAGAGCGATTTCTTCGGCATAGTACTGCAAGCGGTAGTGGGCATTAGAATAGAACTAAGACGTGTTAATTAACAATCTGGTTAGCTAAAATAAATAGTTAATATATAACTATTACAGTTACGCTCCTCATTTATTAAACGGTTTGTAGCCCACCGCAATGTATGTCCGCATCAGTGTTTAGATTTTCCAAAATGCCATTCTTGTCGCCACTTCAGCGCAAGGAATTTTCGGGCATAGCAGGGGAGAAACCGCGTCATACAGCGGCGTGCCTGTCACGTGCTGCCTGCGCTTTTGCGACGTCCAGCCAGGCGCTCTGGAAAAAGTACGCGACACGCGCGCCACTGTGTGGCGTGCGCTCTCTCCGGCAGGGCAGTTTCGGCTTCGCCCGTATGCGGccccaaaattccttgcgctTCAGCGGCGAGCAGAATGGCGATctcgaaaatctaaaaactgatatagacattacttacggcgggctacaAACCTCTCGATAATTGAGAAGCCTAACTGTAGTGCTTATAAAGTTAACTCTCGTATAAACTCGTTTAAGGGCCAggcttttctttttaattcgGCTGTGAATTTTGAAAGCCCGGCCTGTacagaagctaaaaaaaaaacgtttgaccgtATTTTTTTCTGAATTATCTTGTCCAAAACAAGAGGTGCGACCCATACAccagtgcggcccttacacgagattATTGGGTATTTATTATTAGTTAGCCTGCCTGCTAGCTAGCATGTTTTAACTCTATTCTGATGCCCACCACAGCTGGtaatgctatgccgaagaaagcgctcttataactcaaaGAGCCTATTAAAAAATTTCTGTCTTaggtaaaacaccctgtatacagagAAGAAAATACGGTGAGGGTGAAGAATAAAGCCTGCGGGTAAGAGGCAAACCTGCAAAGAGCACATGCAACTTGTGCGTCATTTATAATTGCATCGGAAAAATTTGTTGCCTTTTTTAGCTCTTTGAAAAATGTGCAGGTAATAATTTGCACGGCATATTTCGTTCGCGGGTGAACTGCATATGAAGACGCCTTAGTTTAGAGTAAAAATCTTGCTTATGAGTATGTTTAAATATTTGAGAGAAGCCACTAGCTAAACAGTCGCCGCATTTTGAGCAGTCGGATTCATTCAAGCAGATATACGTTAGAAGTACAGCACATTGAATACTGGCTTGCCTATTATTCGAGAATAAAACAGCCGCTAACGTGCCCTCGTCTTTCCAGCAGCTTAAATGTAACATGGGTCTTCGTTTTCTTGGGAATAAACCGCGCTTAAATACAAGGACGGATCAAGACAACGGACGAAATGCTCACTCTCAGCTAACGGTTACTCGAGAAAGTTGTAAATGTGCGCTCTGTCTGTGTCTCGATTCTTCCTTGCCTTCTTGCGCACTTTACGTCCAATGAGAGCTACTGCCTACCCCAAACCCATACCTTACTGATCTTCGTTCTGCTGTGCGTGAAATTGTTCCGCTTTGCATGAAATTGTTCCGAACAGGTTTGTCGCGTTGAAATATCGCACCCGCGTTATACGTCGCCGTAGAAATCACGAAGTGAGGCTTACTAGCATCTCTAAAAAACCTGATATTCGCGTCTTGGATTTCAATGCCAGTTGTACTATGCGTGCTGAGATCACAGTAGTGAGGCAGACTGTTAGATGTAATGAAACTTTTTGCTTCCGTTCAGTGGAAAGAAGAGAGTTCGGCTGTAGCAGACCGATGCGTGTTTAATAGTGGGCGCTTAGCCCATGCTGGACGGGCGTCAGCGCTGATGCGATTTTGATGTACGTATTCCTGAAGTGTTGTTCCCCGTTTGCCAGCTGCAGGGTGCAAAATACCACTTTTTCTGGCGCTTTCCTATTGCGCATACTGTATAGATCACGCTATCAGTTGCCACTCGGGGGCCCTGAAAATACTGAGACGTGAGCCAGGCAAAAATCCAAAACTGGTTGAGTAATCTCATTCTTcgcggtatttttttttcgtagaGTGGTTTTTTCGTAGAGCCTCTCTTCCGACTTTCCCGGTCCTCTCTTTTAAATCATTGGTGCTGACATGCCAGAGTAATGGACGAATAACTTTGGTATAATCAGTGGCTAGAAACTTGTGAACAGAAATTTCTGTaataccccgtttcaaagggtattacattccgtttctcgagacaagcggcgcgttcttcttcgacttcttcgtctagtaaaccaaacacctaacgatcgttacttcaacgtcttccagacggtggcggccttcttTTGTATAATTTACCCGCACAGAGCATCAGCATCCTTGCGAAATTTAAAATCGATCATCAAATGCACACTGGGACCGAGTTTTGCGAGTAATTTTTTCCCAGTGCATTCTTTTACCTGTTCGCCATAGGTCAGCCTCTTTTTTGATAGCGGATCCGTCGAGCTACCTTGCTTGCTTCCTGTCATCCCTAACGTCACGGCGCTAGGACTgaatgaatcggtgcaaaataaCACCCTCTGCAGAAGTTTGTATTTTCGTGAAGCCGTCATCCGCAAAGTTGCGGTGCGCTTTGAAATAGGGTTTGTATTTTTAGGAGAGCATTGAGTACGGTGTTCGCTGCACTTAGTATTAATCACTGTTTTCGGCGCGAACAAAGCGTATTCGTGATTATAACTGCAAGCCAGTGTTCTCGGTTCGAATCTAGGCCCAACCACAATGCTCCTATTGCTATCCGCTGCGGTCGGTGTGCGTTGTTGTGGAATCCGGCCCCGCCTCCGGAATGCAAGGATTTGAGCTACTCCTTCTCTCAACTGCCTCAAGCCAGTCGCTACGTGTGAGTACGGCCTCTGTTAGCGGGGACGGAGTGCGGTAGTAGAATGCGGGCAGGTTATTCTCCAGCACCGCAGTGCTGCGAGGTGACAAGTGAACCTCGTCCTTTTTCACGTACCACTGTAGCCCTGGCTACTGCTACGGCTGTTGCTGCGGCTACTGCGGTACAAGATCGTAAGAACCAAAGAAAGATGCAACATTTTTCCCCTTTCAGTTGGGACCATATACTCTTCaactttctttcttctcttttttttttttttcaaggagctTGAGGTTATGATTTTGCGTGCCACAATTTTGTTAGCATCTTATCTCCATTTCTTTTCAAAGCTGGCGTGCACTGTGCGACATCTCTTGCGACTCACGTGAAGCGCCCACGACGTTTGCGCTTTGTTTCTGTGTATACGTGCATGTTATTGCTTGTATTTGGCGAATGTTGTGTGTCTCGTTTACCGTTACGTATTTTGCGGGTGAAAATTCCAAAATGTTCCTG comes from the Amblyomma americanum isolate KBUSLIRL-KWMA chromosome 1, ASM5285725v1, whole genome shotgun sequence genome and includes:
- the LOC144114643 gene encoding glycosyltransferase 25 family member-like, producing the protein MLPEYADPYHNRPITAGEIGCFMSHYNIWKDMIENQHRIAIIFEDDIRFEPYFRTKVAELLAEVRHFDWDLIYLGRKRLSGSNEPFVAGSSRLVHVDYSYWTLCYALTLAGARKLVEADPLPRMVPVDEYLPIMFDKHPEKTWAAHFPRRDLKAFSVHPLFVYPTHYTGEEHYISDTEDSVVVDTTAAPDAAAGTEHGVVLPPVSSGPSSAREEL